GCGCCCAATTGGGTGTTCATCACCCGTTCGACCTGCCAATCGGGCATATAGTCCGCCGCCTGACGCACCCGCTCGAACGCCTTGGCCAGTTGCGGCGACACGACGCTGGAATCTTGTATGCTCAGGATTTGTCCGATCTTCAGGGCAGCTCCTCTCACCTTGCACAGCGTGTCCACGATGCGTTCCGCATTGGCGGGACTGAGCAGCGCCTCGCGCATGCTGGTCGAACCGCCCAGGCCGAGAGCACCCTTGGTCAGCTCGTTGAGGGTTCCCAGGCCCAGGCCGGCGAACAGGCCGCCAAAGGAGGCCATTCTGCCAATGCGGGAGGAGGGAACCTTGCGCTGCTTGGCCACCTTGCTCAGTTCGGGCACTTCTATGGCCGGCTGGTCGGACTTCTGCTTCGGCTGCGCATCTGCTTGCTGCTCCTTCACCTTGGCGCCCGCCACAAAGCGCAGCACATTGTTCACATACTCCGTGTCCTGGGTAATGACACCCGGAGTGGTTGGCGTGGCTTGTTTGGGCATGGTCTGGCTGCTCTTGGTTGCCGGGGTGCGCAGGCTAACACTGCGATCTTTGTTCCTGCGCGAGAGTATCTCCTCGAACTCCTGCAGCGTTATGGACGATATATCCAAGTTGGCGGCGTCCCAACTCGCTGGATTTTGTGCCGTGGGTGTGGATTTACGGATTGAGGAGGCTTGTTCAGGCTCAGAGATGCCCGAGTCCTCGCGGGACATCTTGATTTTCGTCTCCAGCAGCGAGCAAATACCTTTGGCCACCACGTAGCCCCTTTCGCCGGTTTCTTGTAGGGATTGCTGCAGTTTTTTCAGCTCCTCGGTGGGATTTTGACTGGAATTCTTTACCAGCTGCTGTGTGTGCGCCACATTCTCGGCGATTAGCTCACGAATGCTCGAATTGCTCCAAAGATGACGACCGTGGGCGAGATGCTCGCGCCCACACGCCTCCAACAAAATCCGCAGTCCCCGCAGCAGCGCCGCAGCTTCTTGTGCGGATCGCGACATCGCGGAGCGAGGGAATACTGGTTTACTGTGCACTGCTCTCGCGTGGGTGATTCGCTGCTGATGATCGGCGCGTTGGATTACGTAAATCTCGTAAAAATATCACAGCAACAAAAGTTCAAAGAATCGCGTAATGTTGTGAAAATGCGGCGAAAATCAGCTGGCAAAACAGCTGACTGGCCATCTAGTGCTGCCATGCTGGCGTTTTAACAGTGGCACTGCTGCTATGGCTTACCATTTTAAGCTTTTTCTAGCTTTTAAAAGCCAGCTTGCAGCAGCACTGGATTTTGCACTGCAGCCAGTGCTGTTTCTTTAGCTATTTAGCTATTTAGCTTGCTGCAGCTTTTATGCAAAATTAGAAAGAAAATTcacttaattcaattaaatattgacaaatacaaaaaaatgcatataCTCCTCCATAAAAACTAGGAATACTGCTTAAGTGGCCTGCTAACAGAGGCCACATTTATTCAGCGGCATACCTTAGGTCGTAAAAAATGTTACTAAATTAAGTTTGTTTACCGAAAT
This Drosophila simulans strain w501 chromosome X, Prin_Dsim_3.1, whole genome shotgun sequence DNA region includes the following protein-coding sequences:
- the LOC6725807 gene encoding atypical kinase COQ8B, mitochondrial, with the protein product MSRSAQEAAALLRGLRILLEACGREHLAHGRHLWSNSSIRELIAENVAHTQQLVKNSSQNPTEELKKLQQSLQETGERGYVVAKGICSLLETKIKMSREDSGISEPEQASSIRKSTPTAQNPASWDAANLDISSITLQEFEEILSRRNKDRSVSLRTPATKSSQTMPKQATPTTPGVITQDTEYVNNVLRFVAGAKVKEQQADAQPKQKSDQPAIEVPELSKVAKQRKVPSSRIGRMASFGGLFAGLGLGTLNELTKGALGLGGSTSMREALLSPANAERIVDTLCKVRGAALKIGQILSIQDSSVVSPQLAKAFERVRQAADYMPDWQVERVMNTQLGADWRQRLKSFEDKPFAAASIGQVHRATLSDGMDVAIKIQYPGVAQSIESDIDNLVGMLKVWDVFPQGFFIDNVVRVAKRELQWEVDYDREAEYTEKFREMISPYPEYYVPRVIRDLTTSSVLTTELVPGVPLDKCFDLSYEHRRHIAASVLKLCLRELFEIECMQTDPNWSNFLYDAPSRRLMLIDFGSTRFYRHDFIRNYRQVIMSAAQNNRQGVLEMSRQMGFLTGYETKQMEQAHVDAVMILGEIFRYDGDFDFGRQNTTERLAALVPTMVAHRLCPPPEEIYSIHRKLSGIFLLCARLNVRMNCVPFYKDIVLGKFKD